A single genomic interval of Sinorhizobium garamanticum harbors:
- the dksA gene encoding RNA polymerase-binding protein DksA — MSEKIDLSTFVLSEDEEFMNANHRAYFRAKLNAWKNDILREARETLDHLAEESANHPDLADRASSETDRAIELRARDRQRKLIAKIDAALQRLDEGTYGYCEETGEPIGLKRLDARPIATLSIEAQERHERREKVYRDE, encoded by the coding sequence TTGAGTGAGAAGATCGATCTTAGTACCTTTGTTCTCTCCGAGGACGAGGAATTTATGAATGCCAACCACCGGGCGTATTTTCGTGCAAAGTTGAATGCCTGGAAAAATGATATCCTTCGCGAGGCCCGCGAGACACTGGACCACTTGGCAGAGGAGAGCGCCAACCATCCGGATCTCGCGGACCGAGCTTCTTCCGAAACAGACCGGGCCATCGAATTGCGCGCCCGGGACCGGCAACGGAAACTGATCGCCAAGATCGATGCTGCATTGCAGCGGCTTGACGAAGGAACCTACGGTTACTGCGAGGAAACGGGCGAACCGATCGGTTTGAAGCGTCTGGACGCCCGGCCGATTGCAACCCTCTCGATCGAGGCGCAGGAGCGTCACGAACGTCGCGAGAAGGTCTATCGGGACGAATAA
- a CDS encoding YcjX family protein, which yields MAPILSSFKDDALIALDNLADRASGLVNPAVRLGVTGLSRAGKTVFISSLVHNLLNGGRLPVFEPIRSGRVSKVRLEPQPDDAVPRFQYEDHIAALVRDRVWPDSTRAISQLRVTLDYESASGWNRMFSAGRLSIDIVDYPGEWLLDLPLLAQDFRQFSESTVRRAHTGTRAGLSREWLALASVSGATAAADEGSARRLAESFTAYLQACKADHRSLSTLPPGRFLMPGDLEGSPALTFSPLPDLPEGRAPKGSLWAMMERRYEAYKTHVVSPFFREHFARLDRQIVLVDALQAINRGQEALSDLEQALADVLACFRPGTNSWLSSLFTRRIDRVLIAATKADHLHHESHDRLERITARLVSRAAERIGMSGAGLEVMALASVRATREATVNHDGHTLPVIVGTPIAGERINGEVFDGERKTAIFPGDLPEDPEVLFEPADGHKASKPAEAERAMPELNFVRFRPPHLEETRGGLKLSVPHIRLDRAMQFLLGDRLA from the coding sequence TTGGCGCCCATTTTGAGCAGCTTCAAAGATGATGCCCTGATTGCGCTGGACAATCTTGCCGATCGCGCATCCGGGCTCGTCAATCCCGCCGTCCGGCTCGGAGTCACCGGCCTGTCGCGTGCCGGCAAGACCGTTTTCATTTCCTCGCTCGTCCATAATTTGCTGAATGGCGGCCGCCTGCCGGTGTTCGAACCCATTCGATCCGGGCGGGTCTCGAAGGTCCGGCTTGAGCCGCAACCCGACGATGCGGTGCCGCGCTTCCAATACGAGGATCATATCGCCGCCCTCGTGAGAGATCGGGTCTGGCCGGATTCGACGAGGGCGATTTCGCAGCTGCGCGTCACGCTCGACTATGAAAGCGCCAGCGGCTGGAACCGGATGTTTTCGGCCGGGCGGCTGTCGATAGACATCGTCGACTATCCGGGGGAATGGTTGCTCGACCTGCCCCTGCTTGCGCAGGATTTTCGGCAGTTCAGCGAGAGCACGGTGCGGCGCGCGCACACCGGCACACGCGCAGGCCTTTCGCGCGAATGGCTGGCGCTTGCATCAGTGAGCGGCGCGACTGCCGCGGCGGACGAGGGCAGCGCCCGGCGGCTTGCCGAAAGCTTCACCGCCTATCTCCAAGCCTGCAAGGCCGACCACCGATCCCTCTCGACGCTGCCGCCCGGCCGCTTCTTGATGCCCGGAGACCTCGAGGGTTCGCCGGCGCTGACCTTCTCGCCGCTTCCGGACCTGCCTGAGGGCCGCGCGCCGAAAGGATCGCTCTGGGCGATGATGGAGCGCCGGTACGAGGCCTACAAGACCCACGTCGTAAGCCCTTTCTTCCGCGAGCACTTCGCCCGTCTCGACCGCCAGATCGTGCTTGTCGACGCCTTGCAGGCGATCAACCGCGGGCAGGAAGCGCTGAGTGATCTGGAACAGGCACTCGCCGACGTGCTCGCCTGCTTCCGGCCCGGCACCAATTCCTGGCTTTCGTCCCTGTTCACACGCCGCATAGATCGGGTCCTGATCGCCGCGACCAAGGCCGACCACCTGCACCACGAGAGCCACGACCGGCTCGAACGCATTACCGCCCGGCTCGTCAGCCGCGCGGCTGAACGGATCGGCATGAGCGGCGCAGGTCTTGAAGTGATGGCGCTTGCATCCGTCCGCGCGACGCGCGAGGCGACGGTGAACCACGACGGCCACACGCTTCCGGTGATCGTCGGCACCCCCATTGCCGGCGAGCGGATAAATGGCGAAGTATTCGACGGAGAAAGAAAGACAGCGATATTTCCCGGTGATTTACCGGAAGATCCTGAAGTTCTTTTTGAGCCAGCGGACGGGCATAAGGCCTCGAAACCCGCGGAAGCGGAGCGCGCGATGCCTGAGCTGAACTTCGTGCGCTTCCGCCCACCGCATCTGGAAGAGACGCGCGGCGGATTGAAACTCTCGGTACCACATATCCGGCTTGACCGTGCAATGCAGTTCCTGCTCGGAGATCGCCTGGCATGA
- a CDS encoding YcjF family protein, protein MSDDFKNRGRKPAAFTVEPDEQTERKERQQQRRAPASFSEQVVMTPDAEDPFIETTAAIEALNLPEASPRRGRLSFGKVAVGALGILLSLALGLWVDSLVRDLFSRADWLGYGAIAVVAIGALAFLVVIVRELFGMMQLTAIQQLKIDVGEAAASSKTARAATARLVHLLAANPRTAKGRARLAETEGEIIDGPHLLELTERELLTPLDREARRMILAASKRVSIVTAVSPRALVDLGYVLYESARMIRAMAELYGGRPGTLGMLRLMRDVIAHLAVTGSIAAGDSLIQQVLGHGLASKLSARLGEGVINGLMTARIGIAAMDLCRPMPFRALKRPGIGDFLSDLAPGALRSADRPES, encoded by the coding sequence ATGAGCGACGATTTCAAAAACCGTGGGCGCAAGCCGGCCGCCTTCACCGTCGAGCCCGACGAGCAGACCGAACGCAAGGAGCGACAACAACAACGACGCGCGCCGGCAAGCTTCAGCGAGCAGGTCGTCATGACGCCTGATGCCGAAGACCCGTTCATCGAGACAACTGCGGCGATCGAAGCGCTCAACCTGCCGGAAGCAAGCCCGCGTCGTGGTCGGCTTTCCTTCGGCAAGGTGGCGGTGGGCGCACTGGGGATACTGCTTTCGCTTGCCTTGGGATTGTGGGTCGATAGCCTGGTTCGCGACCTCTTTTCCCGCGCCGATTGGCTTGGCTACGGCGCGATTGCCGTCGTCGCGATCGGCGCCCTCGCCTTCCTGGTCGTCATCGTGCGCGAGCTCTTCGGCATGATGCAGCTGACGGCGATACAGCAATTGAAAATAGACGTCGGTGAAGCTGCGGCCAGCAGCAAGACCGCGCGCGCCGCAACCGCGAGGCTCGTCCATCTGCTGGCCGCCAATCCGCGCACGGCAAAAGGCCGGGCGCGCCTCGCGGAAACCGAGGGCGAGATCATCGACGGCCCTCATCTTCTCGAATTGACCGAGCGGGAATTGCTGACGCCGCTTGACCGCGAAGCGCGCCGGATGATCCTGGCCGCCTCGAAGCGCGTGTCGATCGTGACAGCCGTAAGTCCGCGCGCGCTCGTCGATCTCGGTTATGTTCTTTACGAATCGGCCCGGATGATCCGTGCGATGGCGGAGCTCTACGGCGGTCGCCCGGGCACGCTCGGCATGCTGCGGCTCATGCGCGACGTCATTGCGCATCTTGCCGTCACCGGCTCGATTGCTGCCGGCGACAGCCTCATCCAACAGGTTCTCGGCCACGGCCTTGCATCCAAACTCTCCGCCCGTCTTGGCGAAGGGGTCATCAACGGGCTGATGACCGCGCGCATCGGGATAGCAGCGATGGATCTGTGCCGTCCCATGCCGTTCCGTGCGCTGAAGCGACCGGGGATCGGGGACTTCCTCTCCGATCTCGCGCCCGGTGCGTTGCGTTCGGCAGATCGGCCCGAGAGCTGA
- a CDS encoding molybdopterin-binding protein produces the protein MSRIIINRRRLLTAAGVAASTLPLAGCDALDGMLSSGATARDAMAKANGLTYRVQRFLIGADSLAKEFSESEIRQGQRPNGSTDPTDATYIALRDAGFAGYRLDVGGLVDRPLRLSLDELRNMPSRTQITRHDCVEGWSCIAKWTGVPLAAVLDEAGAKPEARYVVFRCFDTMNLGLSGDVAYYESIDMLDARHPQTILAYGLNEEPLPVENGAPLRVRVERQLGYKMAKYIRSIELASDLAPYGQGKGGFWEDLGYDWYAGI, from the coding sequence ATGAGCCGGATCATCATCAACCGTAGGCGGCTTTTGACCGCGGCGGGTGTCGCAGCCTCGACGTTGCCCCTTGCTGGATGCGATGCGTTGGACGGCATGCTGTCGAGCGGGGCGACCGCACGTGATGCGATGGCCAAGGCGAATGGCCTAACCTATCGCGTCCAGCGCTTCCTGATCGGCGCCGACAGTCTGGCAAAAGAATTTTCGGAGAGCGAGATCCGCCAGGGGCAAAGGCCGAACGGCTCCACCGACCCGACCGACGCCACATACATCGCGCTTCGGGATGCCGGCTTCGCCGGCTACCGTTTGGACGTCGGCGGGCTTGTCGACCGGCCGCTGAGGCTTTCGCTCGACGAGTTGCGCAACATGCCGTCACGCACGCAGATCACCCGCCACGATTGCGTCGAAGGCTGGAGTTGCATCGCCAAGTGGACGGGTGTCCCGCTCGCTGCCGTTCTGGACGAAGCGGGCGCGAAGCCGGAGGCACGCTACGTGGTATTTCGATGCTTCGACACGATGAATCTCGGCCTCTCCGGGGACGTCGCCTATTACGAGTCGATCGACATGCTGGATGCCCGCCATCCGCAGACGATCCTGGCCTATGGCTTGAACGAAGAACCTCTCCCGGTCGAGAATGGCGCCCCCTTGCGTGTGCGGGTCGAGCGTCAGCTCGGATACAAAATGGCGAAATACATTCGCTCGATCGAGCTCGCCTCCGACCTCGCACCGTACGGCCAGGGGAAGGGCGGTTTCTGGGAGGACCTCGGCTACGACTGGTATGCGGGCATATAG
- a CDS encoding flagellar biosynthetic protein FliO, with amino-acid sequence MIETIVGDNGSRFIIAAAAVAVGLLCLVAVLWIMRHRPSSPFVRGGKNRQPRLAVLDAAAVDARRRLVLVRRDDVEHLVMIGGPTDIVIESRIAPDDTAPAETGAAEQKVAEAPKAAPRPEPRPAPAPAPVPAEATAAAEERPAARMEERAQAAAPRVEPAPPIRLAAEQRPAAAQPLQQQPPARVSPPVSAIPTVSAIERAEDIFDVARERVLPVAPRREQAPMQQGSMHAASAPAAQTHPMPIQPAASDRVSDFERILDAEISGDLQRLAPSVGPQAESRPIAGGRQEPLLGGTPDNIRKEPTIEEEMNRMLADISAGRKP; translated from the coding sequence ATGATCGAAACCATTGTCGGGGACAACGGCAGCCGATTCATCATCGCCGCCGCGGCCGTTGCCGTCGGGCTCTTGTGCCTTGTAGCCGTGCTCTGGATCATGCGCCACAGACCCTCCTCCCCCTTTGTGCGCGGCGGCAAGAACAGACAGCCGAGACTGGCCGTCCTCGACGCCGCTGCGGTCGACGCGCGCCGCCGCCTCGTGCTTGTTCGCCGCGATGACGTCGAACATCTCGTTATGATCGGTGGCCCGACGGACATCGTCATCGAAAGTCGAATTGCGCCGGACGACACCGCACCGGCAGAGACCGGCGCCGCCGAACAAAAGGTCGCCGAGGCGCCCAAGGCCGCGCCGCGACCCGAGCCGAGGCCCGCACCTGCGCCGGCGCCGGTTCCGGCGGAAGCTACAGCCGCCGCCGAGGAGCGGCCTGCCGCGCGCATGGAAGAGCGGGCGCAGGCAGCGGCTCCCCGCGTGGAGCCGGCGCCGCCGATCCGCCTTGCCGCGGAGCAAAGACCCGCGGCGGCGCAACCACTCCAGCAACAGCCGCCAGCCAGGGTTTCGCCGCCCGTGTCCGCGATTCCCACCGTTTCCGCCATTGAACGTGCGGAAGATATTTTCGACGTCGCCCGCGAGCGGGTGTTGCCGGTGGCGCCGCGGCGCGAGCAGGCGCCAATGCAACAGGGCTCGATGCACGCGGCCTCCGCGCCGGCCGCGCAGACACACCCGATGCCGATTCAACCGGCCGCGTCGGACAGGGTTTCGGATTTCGAGCGGATTCTCGATGCGGAGATCAGCGGCGATCTCCAACGGCTGGCGCCCTCCGTTGGGCCCCAGGCGGAGAGCCGGCCAATTGCGGGCGGCCGCCAGGAACCGTTGCTCGGTGGTACACCGGACAATATCCGCAAGGAGCCGACGATCGAAGAGGAAATGAATCGCATGCTCGCCGACATTTCCGCCGGGCGGAAGCCCTGA
- a CDS encoding SixA phosphatase family protein, translating into MQDSVAPAFRLFLLRHARSGWALPGQRDFDRTLDDTGYAEAELIAQSAADHGIRPDLILCSTAVRCRQTAEPFRRTLGEDIDLRYIDALYTGSMNVYAELLEANSSLASLMLIGHNPMIEELFRRLIGNEAADRVLADGYPPAALAVIDFSAPPSAGARWLARLSTLLLSVPEETGKS; encoded by the coding sequence ATGCAAGACAGCGTCGCCCCGGCATTTCGCCTCTTCCTACTCCGCCACGCCCGTTCGGGCTGGGCGCTGCCAGGTCAGCGGGATTTCGACCGCACGCTTGACGATACCGGCTATGCCGAGGCGGAACTGATCGCCCAGAGTGCTGCCGACCATGGCATTCGACCGGACCTGATCCTGTGCTCGACCGCGGTCCGTTGTCGCCAGACCGCCGAACCGTTCCGTCGCACGCTCGGAGAAGACATAGATCTTCGTTACATCGATGCGCTCTATACGGGATCGATGAACGTCTACGCCGAGCTTCTCGAAGCAAATTCCAGCCTGGCCTCACTGATGCTCATCGGTCACAATCCGATGATCGAGGAGTTGTTTCGTCGACTCATCGGCAATGAAGCTGCCGATAGGGTTCTCGCGGACGGCTATCCTCCGGCCGCGTTGGCAGTCATCGACTTTTCGGCACCCCCGAGCGCCGGCGCCAGATGGTTGGCAAGACTTTCGACGCTGTTGCTATCCGTGCCGGAGGAGACGGGAAAATCGTAA